In a genomic window of Amycolatopsis japonica:
- a CDS encoding lamin tail domain-containing protein, producing MRRILGASAVFAMLAMGMAGGVANAAGESEGTEAAPLVSSTVVINEVSTRGVNGLLDEFIELRNVSNQPQDVSGYVIRIYSPSNVVTDTIVLPAGTILQPKGNAGQYAVLVGQNFSGTVVDQTYVIPFTLTGAEGIPTAGGLSLQNMAAAKIDGVAFSNAVVAPREGQAAIPENVITDQLNAANTRNILSTDTDNNRQDFSLQLRTPGL from the coding sequence GTGCGACGAATTCTGGGCGCTTCGGCGGTATTCGCAATGCTGGCGATGGGTATGGCCGGTGGTGTCGCGAACGCGGCAGGCGAGAGCGAGGGCACCGAGGCCGCCCCGCTCGTGTCGTCCACCGTGGTCATCAACGAGGTTTCGACCCGCGGCGTGAACGGTCTGCTCGACGAGTTCATCGAGCTGCGCAACGTTTCGAACCAGCCGCAGGACGTGAGCGGCTACGTGATCCGGATCTACTCGCCGTCGAACGTCGTGACCGACACGATCGTCCTGCCGGCGGGCACGATCCTGCAGCCGAAGGGCAACGCGGGCCAGTACGCGGTGCTCGTCGGGCAGAACTTCTCCGGCACCGTCGTCGACCAGACCTACGTCATCCCCTTCACCCTGACCGGCGCCGAGGGCATCCCGACGGCCGGTGGCCTTTCGCTGCAGAACATGGCGGCCGCGAAGATCGACGGTGTGGCCTTCAGCAACGCCGTCGTGGCCCCGCGTGAAGGCCAGGCCGCGATCCCGGAGAACGTCATCACCGATCAGCTCAACGCGGCGAACACCCGCAACATCCTGAGCACCGACACCGACAACAACCGGCAGGACTTCTCGCTGCAGCTGCGCACCCCGGGTCTGTAA
- a CDS encoding S8 family peptidase has translation MFPRSPHLTRHPWHPVAILAASALVALTPLPVIATAATAAVSGPAPVTGRPDVHRVTLLTGDVVTYERDGAGHGTAQVEPAVRPDRPSPAFQITTTAEGLMVYPSDALPFVGKGLLSPDLFNVTTLVGDRRDDAASTTIPVIVRYGDRSGLSARTLDAKAKALPQTQRLTPLVTANGVGVQVKKAGTGEFWRSLVAFDASGKPVLNQGISQVRLDRKVRVTLDKSTARVGAPSAWSGGWTGKGTTVAVVDTGIDENHPDLAGKTVASADFSGEGDVVDRHGHGTHVASIVAGTGAASGGRYKGVAPDANLVVAKVFDASGEGDTAQVMAGIDWAVAQGAKIVNLSLGAGVSDGADPMSEQIDSLSAKSGTLFVVAAGNSGPGDRTVTTPGAATSALTVGALDREDKIAWFSSRGPRLRDASVKPEITAPGVGIVAARAADTALGEPVDDSYTAASGTSMATPHVAGAAAILLQQRPGLTGQALKNTLVTTAKDVGLHWFEQGAGILDVARAVSQKATGTAVASFGRNERTTNASAQVVRQLSYTNTGDQPLNLNLKLTVRPWDGGAAPGTGMRLAKTDLSIPPKSSTTVDLAVNPNEGTAGVYGGAVVATTADGTNAVRTPVSTYNAAELFPVTIRVRDSAGGPAQSASAQLIDDAAGAGNRNDPFLDQVSQQVGLVDGVGRVLVPAGRYSALGWVMERGLTVRRWSAMSATQVAVSGPAEIALNAANAVPAGLITPTPTDLRDRTVMLRRVIPGGAGVNGYVGEAGLASGAGWEVRVTPAAATSAGAISLQDSATLSQTAVEMRIVGGGPAVLNPAYDVPTLTAKSPGERTLPVVFGGAGDLTGLDVRGKAVLVRIPVPAGAPDPVSAVSAGIANASRAVSAAGGAALIPYAGSPGSLSVPGLSSAVVPTLSLGWDEGEKLRTAGAVSVRLLVRSAPDAMYNLSYLDANGVPKELVRRVDQKTLVATKTGYQAEKPGLTGQKNWYAFPTGLWKTQAVQGTKIPVPGSWTEYTGPANDRLVWKRVVTLSGNDTAGRRAALSMNAQNVYRAGERSRPDEFWFRAPLHSGTVELPADHPARYPATASGWAVLCSMCRGGTDPDLFLPGLQWMDGTTGAGGHYANPYENARYFAATTARLYRDGTEIPRSNADDPLALIPEFRLAPTPATYRLDVTDVLPGQAQVGIPSGALFQHAPRTDTSWTFASARSDAAAPLGFSCHNAGKSCSFQPLIQLDHRLPLDLGGRAPAGRPFTFDVSAGSHSGARGGGPVTRLQVSASTDGGRTWTAATVRPGANGLWSVTVAHPPLAATDGFVWLRSEARDSSGNTVTQTVQRAYALTDVAKANPRAR, from the coding sequence ATGTTCCCCCGTTCCCCTCACCTGACGAGACACCCCTGGCACCCGGTGGCGATCCTGGCGGCCTCCGCACTGGTCGCCCTCACCCCCTTACCGGTGATCGCGACCGCCGCGACCGCCGCCGTATCCGGCCCCGCTCCCGTCACCGGGCGGCCGGACGTCCATCGCGTCACGTTGCTCACCGGCGACGTGGTGACCTACGAACGAGACGGCGCCGGGCACGGCACCGCACAGGTCGAACCGGCGGTGCGGCCGGACCGGCCGAGCCCGGCGTTCCAGATCACGACCACGGCCGAAGGGCTGATGGTGTATCCGTCGGACGCGCTTCCGTTCGTCGGCAAGGGACTGCTGAGCCCGGACCTGTTCAACGTCACCACGCTCGTCGGAGACCGGCGTGACGACGCGGCGAGCACCACGATCCCCGTCATCGTGCGTTACGGCGACCGGTCGGGGCTGTCCGCCCGGACTCTGGACGCGAAGGCGAAGGCGCTCCCGCAGACCCAGCGGCTCACCCCGCTGGTCACGGCCAACGGAGTGGGGGTTCAGGTCAAGAAAGCGGGGACGGGCGAATTCTGGCGTTCCCTCGTCGCGTTCGATGCGAGCGGGAAACCCGTTTTGAACCAAGGGATTTCGCAAGTCCGGCTGGACAGGAAGGTCCGGGTGACGCTGGACAAGAGCACCGCGCGGGTCGGTGCGCCGTCGGCGTGGAGCGGTGGGTGGACCGGGAAGGGGACCACGGTCGCGGTGGTGGACACCGGGATCGACGAGAACCATCCCGACCTGGCGGGCAAGACGGTCGCCTCCGCGGACTTCAGCGGCGAGGGCGACGTCGTGGACCGCCACGGCCACGGCACGCACGTCGCGTCGATCGTCGCCGGTACCGGCGCGGCATCGGGCGGCCGGTACAAGGGTGTGGCACCGGACGCGAATCTGGTGGTGGCCAAGGTTTTCGACGCGTCCGGCGAGGGTGACACCGCACAGGTGATGGCCGGGATCGACTGGGCCGTCGCGCAGGGCGCGAAGATCGTGAACCTCAGCCTCGGCGCCGGCGTCAGCGACGGGGCCGACCCGATGAGCGAGCAGATCGACTCGCTTTCGGCGAAGTCCGGCACGCTGTTCGTGGTCGCGGCCGGGAACTCGGGGCCGGGCGACCGGACAGTCACGACACCGGGGGCGGCGACGTCCGCGCTCACCGTCGGAGCGCTCGACCGGGAGGACAAGATCGCGTGGTTCAGCAGCCGCGGCCCGCGGTTGCGGGACGCCTCGGTCAAACCGGAGATCACCGCGCCCGGCGTCGGGATCGTCGCCGCCAGGGCTGCGGACACGGCGCTGGGCGAACCGGTGGACGACTCCTACACCGCCGCGTCGGGCACCTCAATGGCGACACCGCATGTCGCGGGCGCCGCGGCGATCCTGCTGCAGCAGCGACCGGGACTGACCGGGCAGGCACTGAAGAACACCCTCGTCACCACGGCCAAGGACGTCGGTCTTCACTGGTTCGAGCAGGGCGCCGGAATCCTCGACGTCGCGCGGGCCGTGTCTCAGAAGGCGACCGGCACCGCCGTCGCGAGCTTCGGCCGCAACGAACGGACGACCAACGCCTCGGCACAGGTCGTCCGGCAGCTGTCCTACACCAACACCGGGGACCAGCCGCTGAACCTCAACCTGAAGCTGACCGTGCGACCTTGGGACGGCGGCGCCGCGCCGGGTACCGGGATGCGCCTGGCGAAGACGGATCTGTCGATCCCGCCGAAGTCGAGTACCACCGTCGACCTCGCCGTGAACCCGAACGAAGGAACGGCGGGCGTCTACGGCGGCGCCGTGGTGGCCACGACCGCGGACGGGACCAACGCGGTGCGGACTCCCGTGAGCACCTACAACGCGGCCGAACTGTTCCCGGTGACGATCCGGGTCCGGGACTCGGCGGGCGGGCCCGCTCAGTCCGCGTCGGCCCAGCTGATCGACGACGCGGCCGGTGCGGGTAACCGCAACGACCCGTTCCTCGACCAGGTCAGCCAGCAGGTCGGCCTGGTGGACGGGGTCGGCCGGGTGCTCGTGCCAGCCGGACGCTATTCGGCGCTCGGCTGGGTGATGGAGCGCGGGCTGACGGTGCGCCGCTGGTCGGCGATGAGCGCGACGCAGGTCGCTGTCAGCGGCCCGGCGGAGATCGCGCTGAACGCGGCGAACGCCGTCCCGGCGGGGCTGATCACGCCCACTCCCACCGATCTGCGGGATCGCACGGTGATGCTGCGGCGCGTGATCCCCGGCGGAGCCGGTGTGAACGGTTACGTCGGCGAAGCCGGGCTGGCTTCGGGCGCGGGCTGGGAGGTGCGCGTGACCCCCGCGGCCGCCACCTCGGCGGGCGCGATTTCGTTGCAGGACAGCGCGACACTGTCCCAGACCGCGGTCGAGATGCGGATCGTCGGTGGCGGTCCGGCCGTGCTGAACCCGGCGTACGACGTGCCGACGTTGACGGCGAAGTCGCCCGGTGAGCGAACGCTGCCGGTCGTGTTCGGTGGCGCGGGTGATCTCACCGGTCTCGACGTCCGCGGAAAGGCCGTCCTGGTAAGGATTCCGGTCCCGGCCGGGGCACCGGACCCGGTGAGCGCGGTCTCCGCGGGCATCGCGAACGCTTCACGCGCGGTGTCCGCCGCGGGTGGGGCGGCGTTGATCCCCTACGCCGGTTCTCCGGGTTCGCTGAGCGTTCCGGGTCTCAGCAGCGCGGTGGTGCCGACCTTGTCCCTCGGCTGGGACGAAGGCGAAAAGTTGCGGACCGCCGGTGCCGTTTCGGTGCGCTTGCTGGTGCGCTCGGCTCCGGACGCGATGTACAACCTCAGCTATCTCGACGCCAACGGCGTGCCGAAGGAGCTCGTCCGGCGGGTCGACCAGAAGACCTTGGTCGCCACGAAAACCGGCTACCAGGCCGAAAAACCGGGACTGACCGGACAGAAGAACTGGTACGCCTTCCCGACCGGCCTGTGGAAGACACAGGCGGTGCAGGGCACGAAGATCCCGGTTCCCGGCTCCTGGACCGAATACACCGGCCCGGCGAACGATCGGCTGGTCTGGAAACGGGTCGTCACCCTGTCCGGCAACGACACCGCGGGGCGCCGCGCCGCGCTGAGCATGAACGCGCAGAACGTCTACCGCGCGGGCGAGCGGTCGAGACCGGACGAGTTCTGGTTCCGCGCGCCACTGCACAGCGGCACGGTGGAACTGCCCGCCGATCATCCGGCCCGGTACCCGGCGACGGCCTCCGGCTGGGCGGTGCTGTGCTCGATGTGCCGTGGTGGCACGGATCCCGACCTGTTCCTCCCCGGCCTGCAGTGGATGGACGGCACGACCGGGGCGGGCGGGCATTACGCGAATCCCTACGAGAACGCGCGGTACTTCGCGGCGACCACGGCACGGCTGTACCGGGACGGGACCGAGATCCCGCGGTCCAATGCGGACGATCCGCTCGCGCTCATCCCGGAGTTCCGGCTCGCGCCGACCCCCGCCACCTACCGGCTGGACGTGACCGACGTGCTGCCCGGCCAGGCGCAGGTCGGCATCCCGAGCGGGGCGCTGTTCCAGCACGCCCCGAGGACGGACACGTCGTGGACGTTCGCCTCGGCGCGGTCAGACGCCGCGGCACCGCTCGGCTTCTCCTGCCACAACGCGGGCAAGTCGTGTTCCTTCCAGCCACTCATCCAGCTGGACCACCGGTTGCCGCTCGATCTCGGCGGCCGCGCCCCGGCCGGACGCCCGTTCACCTTCGACGTGTCCGCCGGCTCGCACAGCGGCGCGCGGGGCGGCGGACCGGTGACGCGGCTGCAGGTGTCGGCGTCGACGGACGGCGGGCGTACCTGGACGGCGGCGACCGTCCGGCCGGGCGCGAACGGGCTGTGGTCGGTGACGGTGGCCCACCCGCCACTCGCGGCGACGGACGGGTTCGTCTGGCTGCGCTCGGAAGCACGGGACAGCTCGGGCAACACCGTGACGCAGACGGTCCAGCGGGCCTACGCGCTCACGGACGTGGCGAAGGCGAACCCGCGCGCTCGCTGA
- a CDS encoding helix-turn-helix domain-containing protein, which produces MLDIIGLSETDVEVYDAFAGTGSLTVAEIRRRTGIPQQRLLRVLGALTEKGLLVRLPGRAEVYSAVRPEIALEAMLRLKEQELASARLVADRLRERYRATSGERAVDLIEVIHGDALIAERADQLLRSAEREVAFVDKPPYARTPSVLHPAERDLLGRGVRFRGVYERSALEMHDLSSDLEAGLALGEEARVVTSAPLKMIVVDQRVGLVPLRSDRPEVGAALVIHPCALLDALGAVFAFLWQSGLPLRLPGSAELADVAPSDDARLLALLTTGLPDRSIAKQLGMSYRTFQRRLRDLMTALGATTRFQAGLQVATRGWVTLPSTQPPIEDDVSERAGSPSPRP; this is translated from the coding sequence TTGCTGGACATCATCGGTCTGAGTGAAACCGACGTCGAGGTCTACGATGCCTTCGCCGGCACCGGTTCGCTGACCGTCGCCGAAATCCGGCGGCGAACCGGGATTCCGCAACAACGGCTGCTGCGCGTACTGGGCGCGCTGACGGAAAAAGGTTTGCTCGTCAGGCTTCCCGGCCGGGCGGAGGTGTATTCGGCGGTGCGGCCGGAGATCGCGCTGGAGGCGATGCTCCGGCTGAAGGAACAGGAACTCGCGAGCGCGCGGCTGGTCGCCGACCGGTTGCGCGAGCGGTACCGGGCGACGTCCGGCGAACGCGCGGTCGATCTCATCGAAGTGATCCACGGCGACGCGCTGATCGCCGAGCGGGCGGATCAGCTGCTGCGCTCGGCCGAGCGGGAGGTCGCCTTCGTCGACAAACCGCCTTACGCGCGAACGCCGAGTGTGCTGCATCCCGCCGAACGTGATCTCCTCGGCCGGGGGGTGCGCTTTCGCGGGGTTTACGAGCGCAGTGCGCTGGAAATGCACGACCTGTCATCCGACCTGGAGGCAGGCCTCGCGCTCGGCGAGGAGGCCCGCGTGGTCACCAGCGCCCCGCTCAAGATGATCGTGGTCGACCAGCGCGTCGGACTGGTACCACTGCGGTCCGATCGCCCCGAGGTCGGCGCGGCCTTGGTGATCCACCCGTGCGCACTGCTCGACGCGCTCGGCGCGGTCTTCGCTTTCCTTTGGCAGAGCGGGCTTCCGCTGCGCCTGCCCGGTTCGGCCGAACTGGCGGACGTCGCCCCTTCCGACGACGCCCGCCTGCTCGCCTTGCTGACCACGGGCCTGCCGGACCGGAGCATCGCCAAACAACTCGGCATGAGCTACCGGACCTTCCAGCGACGGCTCCGCGACCTCATGACCGCGCTCGGCGCGACCACCCGGTTCCAGGCCGGGCTTCAGGTCGCCACGCGGGGTTGGGTCACCTTGCCGTCGACCCAACCCCCGATCGAGGACGACGTCAGCGAGCGCGCGGGTTCGCCTTCGCCACGTCCGTGA
- a CDS encoding MFS transporter — MPRRFFLVTLDAIRALVVLALPFVDQVWQIYVLIVILQSASASFTPAFQAVLPDLLPDERDYTKALSLSQLASTMESLLSPLLAAAVLSLVSFHWLFTGTSLGFAASAALVLSTRIPDAARGDRGGAWDRTMAGIKMYLATPRLRGTLGLDLVVAAAGSVVMVNTVNYVRDTLGGTQSDVALLLAANGAGTILAALLLPRVLDGIPDRTVMLTGGGTLLAGLTGAIALSTVEHGAAAPVVWAVIGLGTGLVLTPVGRVLRRSSRPADRPAIFAARFSLSHACWLLAYPIAGRLATDAGFTVTWLVLGALGVIGLVTAVRAWPRNDDEDRPRPKSRPGQPFEDITGQPPAAARARP, encoded by the coding sequence GTGCCGCGCCGTTTCTTCCTCGTCACGCTGGACGCGATCCGCGCGCTGGTGGTGCTCGCCCTGCCCTTCGTCGACCAGGTCTGGCAGATCTACGTCCTGATCGTGATCCTCCAGTCCGCGTCGGCCTCGTTCACCCCGGCGTTCCAGGCCGTGCTCCCCGATCTCCTTCCCGACGAACGCGACTACACGAAGGCACTGTCGCTGTCCCAGCTGGCTTCGACGATGGAGAGCCTCCTCAGTCCGCTCCTGGCCGCCGCCGTGCTCAGTCTCGTGTCCTTCCACTGGCTGTTCACCGGCACTTCGCTCGGTTTCGCGGCCTCCGCCGCACTGGTGCTGAGCACCCGGATCCCGGACGCGGCGCGCGGCGACCGCGGCGGGGCCTGGGATCGCACCATGGCCGGGATCAAGATGTACCTCGCGACCCCGCGCCTGCGGGGCACCCTCGGCCTCGACCTGGTGGTCGCGGCGGCCGGCTCCGTGGTCATGGTCAATACCGTGAACTACGTCCGAGACACCCTCGGCGGAACACAGTCCGACGTCGCCCTGCTCCTGGCGGCCAACGGCGCCGGCACCATCCTGGCCGCGCTCCTGCTCCCCCGTGTACTCGACGGGATCCCCGACCGCACCGTCATGCTCACCGGCGGCGGAACCCTGCTCGCCGGACTGACCGGCGCCATCGCACTGTCCACAGTGGAGCACGGGGCCGCGGCGCCGGTCGTATGGGCCGTCATCGGGCTCGGCACCGGGCTCGTCCTCACTCCCGTCGGCCGGGTACTGCGCAGATCCAGCCGTCCCGCCGACCGGCCCGCGATCTTCGCCGCCCGGTTCTCCCTTTCCCACGCCTGCTGGCTACTCGCCTACCCGATCGCCGGACGGCTCGCCACCGACGCCGGGTTCACCGTCACCTGGCTCGTCCTCGGCGCACTCGGCGTCATCGGCCTCGTCACGGCCGTCCGCGCGTGGCCACGAAACGACGACGAGGACCGACCGCGGCCGAAATCCCGGCCAGGTCAACCCTTCGAGGACATCACCGGGCAGCCACCGGCGGCAGCGCGCGCACGGCCTTGA
- a CDS encoding ArsR/SmtB family transcription factor, translating to MYAHDESGGQWSRLPPDDQIEAASTALRMLADPTRMRMLWLISGEEYDVASLAAAVGIARPAVSQHLAKLKLAGLVTQRRDGRRILYRARGGHVRRLLAEVMNAADHHLHGIPDHD from the coding sequence ATGTACGCACATGACGAATCAGGCGGCCAATGGTCCCGGCTGCCGCCGGACGACCAGATCGAAGCCGCGTCCACGGCGTTGCGGATGCTCGCGGATCCCACCCGGATGCGGATGCTGTGGCTGATCAGCGGCGAGGAGTACGACGTCGCGTCACTGGCGGCCGCGGTGGGCATCGCGCGTCCGGCGGTGTCCCAGCATCTGGCCAAGCTCAAGCTGGCCGGATTGGTCACCCAGCGCAGGGACGGCCGCCGGATCCTTTACCGGGCCCGCGGCGGGCACGTCCGGAGGCTGCTGGCGGAGGTCATGAACGCGGCCGATCACCACCTTCACGGGATCCCCGACCACGACTGA
- a CDS encoding helix-turn-helix domain-containing protein, with protein MTANSERGAAAPLCELLAEQRIAKGWSQGDLVVKLHTRSGNDSVTREEISRWERGKRIPGPYWRQWLSDVLDTSSRELELAAAVARRRRRNIIA; from the coding sequence GTGACCGCGAACAGCGAACGCGGGGCCGCGGCCCCGCTTTGCGAACTGCTCGCCGAACAACGAATCGCGAAAGGATGGTCACAAGGCGATCTGGTCGTGAAGTTGCACACCCGCTCCGGCAACGACAGTGTCACCAGGGAAGAGATTTCCCGCTGGGAGCGGGGAAAACGCATTCCCGGTCCCTATTGGCGGCAGTGGCTCAGCGATGTGCTGGACACCTCCAGCCGCGAGCTCGAACTCGCCGCCGCGGTCGCGAGAAGGCGGCGCCGGAACATTATCGCGTGA
- a CDS encoding response regulator: MNRVTTLVVDDQPLIRYALSRLLRDSAGVGAVAEAASEPEALWQCEKSHPDMVITELSIWGEPAGTAICRFVKEQFERAAVLVFAGDSSPSAIAMALNAGADSFVHKSASGGQVMSAVRSTLAGQRVCLQAGGTPPAVTEAVRYASAMTRREEEILALILYRWSNDEIAEELHLATQTVKNYVSRILQKLGFGSRRDLFRALRFRPGGNLLPRLETTEREGELHTADGYRG, encoded by the coding sequence ATGAACCGCGTCACCACGCTCGTAGTAGACGATCAACCCCTCATCAGATACGCGCTCAGCAGGCTGTTGCGGGATTCGGCGGGGGTGGGGGCGGTGGCCGAAGCCGCGAGTGAGCCTGAAGCGTTGTGGCAGTGCGAAAAGAGCCATCCCGACATGGTCATCACCGAGCTGTCGATCTGGGGTGAGCCTGCCGGGACCGCGATCTGCCGGTTCGTGAAGGAACAGTTCGAACGCGCTGCCGTCCTGGTCTTCGCCGGTGATTCGTCGCCATCGGCCATCGCGATGGCGCTGAACGCGGGTGCGGACAGCTTCGTGCACAAGTCGGCCAGCGGCGGCCAGGTGATGTCGGCGGTGCGCTCGACGCTCGCCGGGCAGCGGGTGTGCCTGCAGGCGGGCGGAACCCCGCCGGCGGTCACCGAGGCCGTGCGCTACGCGAGCGCGATGACCAGACGGGAGGAGGAGATCCTCGCGCTGATCCTCTACCGGTGGTCGAACGACGAGATCGCCGAGGAACTGCATCTCGCCACGCAGACCGTGAAGAACTACGTCAGCCGGATCCTGCAGAAGCTGGGCTTCGGCAGCAGACGCGACCTCTTCCGGGCGCTGCGTTTCCGGCCGGGCGGAAACCTGTTGCCGCGCCTGGAGACGACCGAGCGCGAAGGCGAGTTGCACACGGCGGACGGGTACCGGGGCTAG
- a CDS encoding PadR family transcriptional regulator produces the protein MAGRTMTEQAFFVLTALVDTPRHGYGIVGEVSGLSDGRVKLKVGTLYGVLDRLVADGLVEPDREEVANGRLRRYYRLTEDGRTALAAEVQRQASNARAASERLRAWRPADTGGLA, from the coding sequence ATGGCTGGTCGAACGATGACGGAGCAGGCGTTCTTCGTGCTCACCGCGCTGGTGGACACGCCGCGGCATGGGTACGGGATCGTCGGCGAGGTGAGCGGTCTCTCGGACGGCCGGGTGAAGCTGAAGGTCGGCACGCTGTACGGCGTGCTGGATCGGCTGGTCGCGGACGGTTTGGTCGAGCCGGATCGGGAGGAGGTCGCCAACGGGCGGCTCCGCCGGTACTACCGGCTGACCGAGGACGGCCGCACGGCGCTCGCGGCCGAGGTCCAACGGCAGGCCTCGAACGCCCGCGCCGCCTCGGAACGGCTGCGCGCGTGGCGGCCGGCGGACACCGGGGGCCTGGCGTGA
- a CDS encoding GNAT family N-acetyltransferase, which yields MDDSYRLEAGSPSVDDYLRLRREAGLSEPPREQAERGVRGAWTSVRVVHRPTGETVGMGRVISDGGWYFHIVDMAVLPAHQRRGIGDAVLEALLAAIDTAAPGAYVNLLGDPPGWRLYKRHGFVETAPGTIGMRRQNAG from the coding sequence ATGGACGACTCTTACCGCCTGGAAGCAGGCTCCCCGTCGGTCGACGACTACCTGCGGCTGCGCCGCGAGGCCGGTCTCAGCGAACCGCCGAGGGAACAGGCGGAGCGCGGGGTTCGCGGCGCCTGGACGTCGGTCCGGGTGGTCCACCGGCCCACCGGCGAGACCGTCGGGATGGGCCGGGTGATCAGCGACGGTGGGTGGTACTTCCACATCGTCGACATGGCCGTTCTGCCCGCCCATCAGCGCCGCGGCATCGGGGACGCCGTCCTCGAGGCCCTTCTCGCGGCGATCGACACCGCGGCGCCGGGTGCGTACGTCAATCTGCTCGGCGATCCACCCGGATGGCGGCTCTACAAACGCCACGGTTTCGTGGAGACCGCTCCCGGGACCATCGGCATGCGGCGCCAAAACGCCGGATAA
- a CDS encoding DEAD/DEAH box helicase family protein: MNWSQLLVPVTSGVSVALIVATVRFLWRRTRLPTGLSQRMTRRNYLAEMLVISKNDNVDRLDALVPNLLPAQGSPVLVEIQESWTQINGRRGVRVITRTEPASLTAGAELLAAGIEVRVSRALTADHLSYHLFSGSEHHTVLNRRNGGKDRPERLDEISAAKVFRSHFDETWSESEPIESFLAGQLLAGPDSGLADRIREQRAAYQLPAKAEDAILRHLAFRHRAPVVFVTGLPGAGKSLVRRALAEELRRWRMQVDELNDYVYAFEEFLHALMLLGDGRGAGFSAQQGGAFQVEREDDLRPALHTLGHRVWENRRSNPITIVEFARADTIGALQVFGDEVLAASQIIHVRASDTERSARLARRGEPPKISVAGQSISLEVSDEHRLPSNAADTLYSRDDFALLKAQKNIANRLFLVENDAEEKAHVDEQVTAFVEAVVRPYRVLART; encoded by the coding sequence ATGAACTGGAGTCAGCTCCTCGTTCCCGTGACCAGCGGTGTGTCCGTCGCCCTCATCGTGGCGACCGTCAGGTTCCTGTGGCGGCGCACCCGTCTGCCGACCGGCCTCTCCCAGCGGATGACCCGGCGGAACTACCTGGCGGAGATGCTCGTCATCTCCAAGAACGACAACGTCGACCGGCTCGACGCACTGGTCCCGAATCTGCTGCCGGCACAAGGCTCCCCCGTGCTCGTCGAGATCCAGGAGTCGTGGACGCAGATCAACGGCCGGCGCGGCGTCCGGGTGATCACCCGGACCGAGCCCGCGTCCCTGACCGCCGGAGCCGAGTTGCTCGCAGCGGGGATCGAGGTTCGCGTGTCCCGCGCACTGACCGCGGATCACCTGTCGTACCACCTGTTCTCCGGTTCGGAACACCACACGGTGCTCAACCGCCGCAACGGCGGGAAGGACCGGCCCGAACGACTGGACGAGATCTCCGCAGCCAAGGTGTTCCGCAGCCACTTCGACGAGACGTGGAGCGAGTCCGAACCCATCGAATCGTTCCTGGCCGGGCAACTCCTGGCCGGGCCCGACTCCGGCCTCGCGGACCGGATCCGGGAGCAGCGCGCGGCGTACCAGCTGCCCGCCAAGGCGGAGGACGCGATCCTGCGGCATCTGGCGTTCCGCCACCGGGCGCCGGTCGTCTTCGTCACCGGCCTGCCGGGTGCCGGCAAGTCACTGGTTCGACGAGCTCTCGCCGAAGAGCTTCGGCGGTGGCGGATGCAGGTCGACGAGCTGAACGACTACGTCTACGCGTTCGAGGAATTCCTCCACGCCTTGATGCTCCTCGGCGACGGTCGCGGTGCCGGCTTCAGCGCCCAGCAGGGCGGCGCGTTCCAGGTGGAGCGCGAGGACGATCTCCGGCCCGCCCTGCACACGCTCGGCCACCGCGTCTGGGAAAACCGCCGGAGCAACCCGATCACGATCGTCGAGTTCGCCAGGGCCGACACGATCGGAGCGCTCCAGGTGTTCGGCGACGAGGTACTGGCGGCGTCGCAGATCATCCACGTCCGCGCCTCCGACACCGAGCGCTCCGCCCGGCTGGCCAGACGGGGCGAACCACCGAAGATCTCGGTGGCGGGTCAGTCGATCAGTCTCGAAGTGTCCGACGAGCATCGGCTGCCCAGCAACGCCGCGGACACCCTGTACAGCAGGGATGACTTCGCACTCCTGAAGGCACAGAAGAACATCGCCAACCGCCTTTTCCTCGTCGAGAACGACGCCGAGGAAAAGGCGCACGTCGACGAACAGGTCACGGCGTTCGTCGAGGCGGTCGTGCGCCCCTACCGAGTACTCGCGCGTACCTAG
- a CDS encoding lamin tail domain-containing protein codes for MTKPGSLFLLLALAGTPAPDTVRASSAKIHEVLGGPAGYIDLHNTGATTLDIGGWSVQACTGGATPVELAAMPAGSEIPAGDHFLITAQGFGGTMQQVVVEAIVGDGEILLDRRGARVDSVGWAPSSPCRENQAAVSCPGLAQSRDAVSRDTDNNKADFGCVRPAG; via the coding sequence ATGACGAAGCCAGGTTCCCTGTTCCTGCTCCTCGCACTCGCCGGAACCCCGGCCCCGGACACCGTCCGGGCTTCGTCGGCCAAGATCCACGAGGTGCTCGGCGGCCCGGCAGGCTACATCGACCTGCACAACACCGGCGCCACCACCCTTGACATCGGCGGCTGGTCCGTTCAGGCGTGCACGGGCGGGGCGACACCCGTCGAACTGGCCGCCATGCCCGCCGGGAGCGAGATCCCCGCCGGTGACCATTTCCTCATCACCGCACAGGGTTTCGGCGGGACGATGCAGCAGGTGGTCGTCGAGGCTATCGTCGGGGACGGCGAGATACTGCTGGACCGGCGCGGGGCGAGGGTCGACAGCGTCGGATGGGCGCCGTCGTCGCCCTGCCGCGAGAACCAGGCCGCCGTCTCCTGCCCCGGGCTCGCCCAGTCGAGGGACGCCGTCAGCCGCGACACCGACAACAACAAGGCCGACTTCGGCTGTGTACGGCCGGCCGGCTGA